The DNA window TCACCATCAGGTTCTGGAAGGCATTGGCCTGATTGGTGAAACGCCAGGATTCCCGGATCGGCGCGGTGTAGCCGGCCGTCCGGAGCATGATCTCGGCGCCCTTGTAGGCGCATTCGCGCGCCATTTCCGGGAACATGCCGTCATGGCAGATGATTAGGGCAAGCTTGCAGCCCTTGGGTCCGTCGATGACCGGAATGCCGAGATCGCCCGGCTCCCAGGGCTCGACCGGGATCCAGGGATGGAGCTTGCGGTAGTAGAGCCGGAGCGTGCCGGTATCGTCGATGATCAGGCCGGAATTGTAGGGGTTGCCGTCCGGGTTCGCCTCCATGATCGAGAAGCAGCCCCAGATGCGATTGTCGCGGCATGCGGCCTTGAAGGCGGCGACCTCCGGGCCGTCGAGCGAGCACATGATCGCCGGGTCGGTCGCCATGGACAGGCCGTGCAGCGAATATTCGGGGAAGACCACGAGGTCCATGGTCGCCAGATTGCGCCGCGCCTTGCCCACCATGGCGACGATGCGCTCGGTCTGCGCGGCGAGGTCGGCCTTGGTGGCGACGACGGGCAGCTGCAGCTGCACGAGGCCGATGACGACGCCGTTGGGCGACTTGTTGAGACCGCCGAGACCGTTCATGGCAACACTCCGCCGTTCGAGCCGATCATTTCATCAGCGACAGTTCGGCCGGCGCGCCGCGCAGCGACCGCTTGGGCGAGATCGACAGGATCATGATCAGCAGCGTCAGGATGTAGGGCGCGGCGTTGAAGAAGTGGTAGCCCTGGCTGATGCCGACCGATTGCAGTGCCGGACCGATCGCCCCCGCCCCGCCGAACAGCACCGCCGCGGCGAAGCAGGCGAGCGGGTTCCAGCGCGCGAAGATGACCAGCGCCACCGCCATCAGGCCCTGGCCGGAGGAGAGGCCCTCGGTCCAGGAGCCCGGATAGTAGAGCGACAGGAAGGCGCCGCCGACGCCGGCCAGGAAGCCGCCGGCGGTGGTCGCCAGGAAGCGGACGAGATCGACCGAATAGCCCATGGCGCGCGCGGTCGCCGAGCTGTCGCCGGTCATGCGCACGATCAGGCCCCAGCGCGTGTTGCGGAAGGCCCACCACAGCACGACCGCCACCGCGAGGCCGGCGAAGAACAGCGGGTTGATCTTCAAGGCCTCGCGCACCTGCGGCACGTCCGACCAGAAGCCGAGTTCGAGCGCCGGCAGGCGCGGCGCGGTCGGCTGGATGTAGGGCTTGCCGAAGAAGAAGGCGAGGCCGGTGCCGAACAGCATCATGGCGATGCCGATGGCCACGTCGTTGACGCGCGGCAACTTGCAGACCCAGCCGTGGAAGGCGCCGAACAGGGAGCCGGCGCAGCCCGCCGCCAGCACCCCGATCCAGGGGCTGCCGGAATGGTACGAGATGGCGTAGCCGGTCATCGCGCCGAAGACCAGGATGCCTTCGAGGCCGAGATTGATGCGGCCGGACTTCTCGGTCAGGCATTCGCCGAGCGAGACGAACAGGAAGGGCGTGGAGACCCGGATCGCGCCGGCGAAGACGGCGAGCAGCACGGTCGAGAGGGCGTCGTTCATCCGCGGGCCTCCGGATCGAAGAGACGGAACCGTCCGTAAAGCGTCTCGGAGACAAGCAGGACCACGAAGATCAGGCCCTGCAGCACCTGCACGGTCGCATCCGGCAGGCCCATGCGCCGCTGGATCAGGCCGCCGGCCGCCGCCAGGCCGCCGAACAGCACCGCAACCGGCACGATGGCGATCGGATTGTGGCGGGCGAGGAACGAGACCAGGATGCCGGTGAAGCCGTAGCCGGCGATCAGCGATCCGTTGGCCTTGCCAAGGATGGCGGCAACCTCGAAATAGCCGGCAACACCGGCGCAGGCCCCGGCGATCATGGTCGCCGAGACCATCAGGGTGCCGACCGGCAGGCCCTGCGCCCGGGCGGCGCGGACATTGCCGCCGGTGACCCGGGCCGCGAAGCCGAAGGTGGTGCGCGACATCACGATGCCGAGCACGATCGCGATCACCACCCCGAAGGCGAGGCCCCAGTGGACATGCAGTCCGGGGATCTCGCCGACCATGTTGGCCGGGCCGATCGGCGCCGTCGACGGCTTGTTGGGATCGCTCGGATCGCGCAGCACGCCCTCGACGAAGAAGTTCAGGATCGAGACGGCGATGTAGAACATCAGGAGCGAGGCGATCGTCTCGTTGATGCCGCGATAGTGGCGCAGCGCGCCGACCGCGCCGATCCACAGCGCACCGGTGATGGCCGCGGTCAGCAGCATGACCGGCATGACGACGAAGGGCGGCGCCCAGGACAGGAGCGGCAGAGCCACCACGGCCGCGGTGAAGCCGGACAGCACCAGCGCCCCCTCCCCGCCGATGATGACCAGTCCCAGCCTGGCCGGAATGGCCACGCAGAGCGCCGTCAGGATCAAGGGCGCGGTGCGCACCAGCGTGTTCTGCCACGAGAATTCCGTGCCGAAGCCGCCGCGCCAGAGCAGTTCGAAGAAGGTCTGCGGCGATTTGCCGAGCGCCAGCAGGAACAGCGAGAACAGGCTTGCCGAGACGATCAGCGCGAACAGCGGGATGACGATGAATTCGGCCGAACGCCTCATGCCGCCGATCCACTCGCCGATGGCGGAGGGCGCCGCGAGGCCGGAGGATTGGGTGGTTTCCGTCACGGGGTCTCCCTCGTTCCCGCGGATGCCGGCCCGAAACGCACCGTTCCGGAAACCGCATTGCCGCCGCCTTGGCGCCGCACGCGACCCGACCGGATGGTCCGGACCGACGGCGCGGGCGGCGCGAAGATGCAA is part of the Prosthecodimorpha staleyi genome and encodes:
- a CDS encoding ABC transporter permease; its protein translation is MNDALSTVLLAVFAGAIRVSTPFLFVSLGECLTEKSGRINLGLEGILVFGAMTGYAISYHSGSPWIGVLAAGCAGSLFGAFHGWVCKLPRVNDVAIGIAMMLFGTGLAFFFGKPYIQPTAPRLPALELGFWSDVPQVREALKINPLFFAGLAVAVVLWWAFRNTRWGLIVRMTGDSSATARAMGYSVDLVRFLATTAGGFLAGVGGAFLSLYYPGSWTEGLSSGQGLMAVALVIFARWNPLACFAAAVLFGGAGAIGPALQSVGISQGYHFFNAAPYILTLLIMILSISPKRSLRGAPAELSLMK
- a CDS encoding formamidase, which codes for MNGLGGLNKSPNGVVIGLVQLQLPVVATKADLAAQTERIVAMVGKARRNLATMDLVVFPEYSLHGLSMATDPAIMCSLDGPEVAAFKAACRDNRIWGCFSIMEANPDGNPYNSGLIIDDTGTLRLYYRKLHPWIPVEPWEPGDLGIPVIDGPKGCKLALIICHDGMFPEMARECAYKGAEIMLRTAGYTAPIRESWRFTNQANAFQNLMVTANVCMCGSDGSFDSMGEGMIVDFDGTIIAHGTTGRADEIITAEVRPDLVREARIHWGVENNIYQLGHRGYVAVAGGAGDCPYTFMQDMVAGRYRLPWEDAVVHKDGTSCGFPAPTRRYGGKPVAEAAE
- a CDS encoding ABC transporter permease encodes the protein MTETTQSSGLAAPSAIGEWIGGMRRSAEFIVIPLFALIVSASLFSLFLLALGKSPQTFFELLWRGGFGTEFSWQNTLVRTAPLILTALCVAIPARLGLVIIGGEGALVLSGFTAAVVALPLLSWAPPFVVMPVMLLTAAITGALWIGAVGALRHYRGINETIASLLMFYIAVSILNFFVEGVLRDPSDPNKPSTAPIGPANMVGEIPGLHVHWGLAFGVVIAIVLGIVMSRTTFGFAARVTGGNVRAARAQGLPVGTLMVSATMIAGACAGVAGYFEVAAILGKANGSLIAGYGFTGILVSFLARHNPIAIVPVAVLFGGLAAAGGLIQRRMGLPDATVQVLQGLIFVVLLVSETLYGRFRLFDPEARG